One part of the Ziziphus jujuba cultivar Dongzao chromosome 2, ASM3175591v1 genome encodes these proteins:
- the LOC107415657 gene encoding stress response protein NST1: MKRKKWSELEEQTLLAKYAELLKLGTLAKLKTREKKFKPIAEHVNSMHHIHDPITFPFKWSWRDVSIKVQNMRHQYLGVKQKIRVSKDEFNWNDGENHWENFLKYKEVFGDVELDPKGKKLCDNVNVFGDCGDLGFGIDCEDLEEDGEEESLEGEDDDDDDEDVGGRCGGGSGGGGGGGDGVGSDDDDDSGGGDGEVGDEIVGSEGEFGPEREIGDVGFGRKRKLKKGLAVNRRLGVVSAQILELRDVVLKREERRRERDYKREKGEANKEEKRKEAEHRKEKRRNEREEGLDNRELELEEMQAMWERREYEKRLRLEREFNEEERWSRMKMEEKREEDEMEWRERMVGMQIEHEKQMMQLHAEACQNQMQILGLMARLVCQFVGWANDGLGGGLGSLPPQVLQNLQHPGGLGDNGKSDANSPSKFI, translated from the coding sequence ATGAAGCGCAAGAAATGGTCAGAGCTGGAGGAACAGACCCTCCTTGCCAAGTATGCCGAGCTCCTCAAGTTGGGAACTCTAGCTAAGCTAAAGACCCGCGAGAAGAAGTTCAAGCCCATTGCGGAGCACGTCAACTCCATGCACCATATCCATGATCCCATAACCTTCCCTTTCAAATGGTCTTGGCGCGATGTTTCTATTAAGGTCCAAAACATGCGCCACCAATACCTGGGTGTTAAGCAGAAAATTCGGGTTTCCAAGGATGAGTTCAACTGGAATGATGGTGAAAATCACTGGGAGAATTTCTTGAAGTACAAGGAGGTCTTTGGGGATGTGGAGCTTGATCCTAAGGGAAAGAAATTGTGTGACAATGTGAATGTTTTTGGTGATTGTGGGGACTTGGGTTTTGGAATTGACTGCGAAGATTTGGAAGAGGATGGTGAAGAAGAAAGTTTGGAaggagaagatgatgatgacgatgatgaagATGTTGGTGGTCGTTGTGGTGgtggtagtggtggtggtggtggtggtggtgatggtgttggtagtgatgatgatgatgacagtggtggtggtgatggtgaaGTGGGGGATGAGATTGTTGGTAGTGAGGGTGAATTTGGGCCTGAGAGAGAAATTGGGGATGTGGGTTTTGGTCGGAAGAGGAAATTGAAGAAAGGGTTAGCAGTAAACAGGAGGTTGGGAGTGGTTAGTGCACAAATTTTGGAGCTGAGGGATGTAGTGTTGAAAAGGGaagagaggaggagagagagagactacaAGAGGGAGAAAGGTGAGGCAAACaaggaagaaaagagaaaagaagctGAGCATAGGAAGGAGAAAAGAAGGAATGAGAGGGAAGAGGGGTTGGATAACAGGGAactggaattggaagagatgcagGCGATGTGGGAAAGAAGGGAATATGAGAAAAGACTGAGGTTAGAACGAGAATTCAATGAAGAGGAACGGTGGAGCAGGATGAAGATGGAGGAGAAGAGAGAGGAGGATGAGATGGAGTGGAGGGAGAGAATGGTGGGTATGCAAATTGAGCATGAGAAGCAAATGATGCAATTGCATGCTGAGGCATGCCAGAACCAAATGCAGATTCTTGGACTGATGGCTAGACTTGTTTGTCAATTTGTCGGGTGGGCAAATGATGGGTTGGGAGGTGGATTAGGGTCTTTGCCGCCTCAAGTGCTGCAGAATTTGCAGCATCCGGGTGGATTGGGCGATAATGGGAAGTCCGATGCTAATTCGCCTTCAAAGTTCATATAA